From Verrucomicrobiia bacterium, a single genomic window includes:
- a CDS encoding SCP2 sterol-binding domain-containing protein → MHTTALDSPSQPAARPRAPLDAAWLRELCLAAGADDVGFVELERPALASERPHIERAFRHARSLVSFVVRMNRDNVRSPARSVANSEFHEAGDEVNHIARKVTAALERAGVRALNPPMGFPMEADRWMTERMWLVAHKPVAVAAGLGRMGIHRNVIHPRFGNFVLLGTILVAEEISEYSRELGYNPCLECKLCVAACPVGAILPDGAFNFSACYTHNYREFMGGFADWVETIVDSRNGLDYRRRVKESESVSTWQSLGFGPNYKAAYCMAVCPAGEDVIGPFLASKKDFLDDVVRPLQAKQEPVYVVPGSDAEAHVQKRHPHKNVRHVRNSLRPRSIAALLNGIPLSFQRQAAGTLGATYHFTFRGKETTEATVVIRSGTITVEQGLKGQPNLHVIADAETWLGFLAKERNLFWALITRKIRIKGNPKWLLAFSRCFPS, encoded by the coding sequence ATGCACACCACTGCGTTAGATTCTCCTTCTCAGCCCGCAGCGCGGCCGAGAGCTCCTTTGGATGCAGCCTGGCTGCGTGAACTTTGTCTCGCAGCCGGCGCCGATGATGTCGGCTTTGTGGAACTGGAACGGCCAGCGCTGGCTTCGGAGCGACCCCACATCGAGAGGGCATTTCGCCATGCTCGCAGTCTGGTCAGCTTTGTAGTGCGGATGAACCGGGACAATGTCCGCAGCCCGGCGCGTTCGGTGGCCAACTCTGAGTTCCATGAGGCGGGCGATGAGGTGAACCACATTGCCCGCAAGGTTACCGCGGCCTTGGAACGCGCTGGCGTCCGGGCGCTGAATCCGCCGATGGGGTTTCCGATGGAAGCCGACCGTTGGATGACCGAACGAATGTGGTTGGTCGCTCACAAACCCGTTGCGGTGGCGGCGGGGTTGGGCCGGATGGGGATACACCGGAACGTGATTCATCCGCGCTTCGGGAACTTTGTTCTGCTAGGCACCATTCTAGTCGCGGAAGAAATCAGCGAGTATTCTCGCGAACTGGGCTATAACCCGTGCCTGGAATGCAAGCTGTGTGTGGCGGCGTGCCCCGTCGGGGCGATTTTGCCGGACGGCGCGTTCAACTTTTCGGCCTGTTACACGCACAACTATCGCGAGTTCATGGGCGGCTTTGCGGACTGGGTGGAAACGATCGTCGATAGCCGCAACGGACTGGATTACCGGCGGCGGGTAAAGGAATCGGAGAGCGTTTCCACCTGGCAGAGTCTTGGCTTTGGCCCGAACTACAAAGCGGCGTATTGCATGGCCGTGTGCCCGGCGGGCGAGGATGTGATCGGCCCATTCTTAGCGTCGAAAAAGGATTTTCTGGACGATGTGGTACGACCGCTGCAAGCGAAGCAAGAGCCGGTGTATGTGGTTCCTGGTTCGGACGCGGAAGCCCATGTGCAGAAGCGGCACCCGCACAAGAACGTGCGCCATGTGCGCAATTCGCTGCGGCCGCGGAGTATCGCCGCCCTGTTGAACGGGATACCCCTCTCTTTCCAACGGCAGGCGGCCGGCACGCTGGGCGCCACCTACCATTTCACCTTCAGAGGAAAGGAAACCACAGAGGCAACCGTGGTCATCCGCTCAGGGACGATCACGGTCGAACAGGGATTGAAAGGTCAACCCAACCTCCACGTCATTGCGGACGCCGAAACCTGGCTCGGATTTCTGGCGAAAGAAAGAAACCTGTTTTGGGCGCTGATCACCCGCAAAATCAGGATCAAAGGAAATCCCAAATGGTTGTTGGCGTTCAGCCGATGTTTTCCTTCGTAA
- a CDS encoding DUF4256 domain-containing protein, which produces MNKSNKKELSPKQREALLTALKARFEKNMNRHKGLEWAKVRARLEANTEKLWSLNEMERTGGEPDIVDHDKQTGEYVFYDCSPESPKGRTSVCYDREGLESRKEHKPENTAMDMAAAMGIELLTEEQYLELQGFGDFDTKTSSWVKTPADIRKLGGALYCDRRYGRVFVGHNGAQSYYSARAFRGWLRV; this is translated from the coding sequence ATGAATAAGAGCAATAAAAAGGAGTTATCCCCAAAACAACGTGAAGCGCTGCTCACAGCGTTGAAAGCGAGGTTCGAGAAAAATATGAACCGCCACAAGGGTCTTGAATGGGCTAAAGTGCGAGCACGGCTGGAAGCCAACACTGAGAAACTGTGGTCGCTCAATGAAATGGAAAGAACCGGCGGTGAGCCGGATATTGTGGACCATGATAAACAGACGGGCGAATACGTTTTCTATGATTGTTCGCCGGAGAGTCCTAAAGGCCGCACCAGTGTTTGTTACGACCGTGAAGGGCTGGAATCCAGGAAGGAACATAAACCCGAGAATACCGCCATGGATATGGCAGCGGCCATGGGCATTGAACTTTTAACAGAAGAACAATATCTGGAGCTGCAGGGTTTTGGAGATTTCGATACCAAGACGTCAAGTTGGGTGAAGACACCTGCTGATATCAGAAAACTCGGCGGCGCGCTCTATTGCGATCGCCGCTATGGCCGAGTCTTCGTGGGTCACAACGGCGCCCAGTCTTACTATAGCGCCAGGGCGTTCCGTGGCTGGCTAAGGGTCTAG
- a CDS encoding tetratricopeptide repeat protein, with protein sequence MRARLTPHEFGLAKNPLAATPQMAKFAHQLVGDAPNDMEKARRLFYGLVTRIDFSSGFNPPFEDRERTAAQTFKAWSDPWARIVCQDYAFLYVALAREVGLQAWPVWIIRDCRGRLVSHVCAGVFVNGKTLLADPSYRWFGAPHEEYQFEDDLQAIAAYMAQSRSDTIALDKLAEKLMPDWPWVRFCLAMDLAQEGRFPEARMALQSGIEIDSKIWWGSYAQGVVDVCEKKGAEAVKRLREALNSNPDFPLIRYELGRAYQLDGKLRDAREEFCLYLQGDVDWRPAGDARRAIDRITRQLQSEDKANHLDAAAYAARASTFFTQGMYLDSIEDCSNAIQLEPKNPKFYLLRSYAYYRNHEENLSLADLSTAIDLNPRNATALDQRGYAYMEQSHFEQALADFYQSIRLDPTNYMPYAHLAWVRASCPVAFFRNGKEALDAAKRACEQEGCKEFGGLELLAAAYAETGDFDAAIKYQKQALAAKGSPAEMRENMASTLRLYEQHRPHHFHP encoded by the coding sequence TTGCGCGCGCGGTTGACCCCCCACGAGTTTGGCCTGGCAAAGAATCCTTTGGCCGCAACGCCTCAGATGGCAAAATTTGCACATCAGTTAGTTGGCGATGCACCCAACGATATGGAGAAAGCGCGCCGCTTGTTTTACGGGTTGGTGACGCGCATTGATTTCAGTTCCGGATTCAATCCACCATTTGAAGACCGTGAGCGCACGGCTGCACAGACCTTTAAGGCTTGGTCGGACCCCTGGGCGCGGATCGTTTGCCAGGATTACGCGTTCCTGTATGTCGCCTTGGCTCGGGAGGTGGGGCTGCAGGCGTGGCCGGTTTGGATAATAAGGGATTGTCGCGGCCGCCTTGTGTCTCACGTCTGCGCCGGCGTGTTCGTGAACGGAAAGACTCTGCTTGCAGATCCTTCTTATCGCTGGTTTGGCGCTCCACACGAGGAATACCAATTCGAGGATGATCTTCAAGCCATAGCAGCGTACATGGCTCAGTCTCGGTCGGACACTATCGCTCTGGACAAGCTCGCCGAAAAGCTTATGCCGGATTGGCCTTGGGTTCGTTTCTGCCTGGCAATGGACCTCGCGCAAGAAGGCCGGTTCCCGGAAGCTCGAATGGCACTTCAGTCGGGTATCGAGATAGACTCAAAAATTTGGTGGGGATCGTACGCTCAGGGTGTGGTTGACGTTTGCGAAAAGAAAGGGGCTGAGGCAGTCAAGCGCCTGCGTGAGGCTCTAAACTCGAATCCAGATTTTCCTCTGATTCGGTATGAGCTTGGGCGGGCATACCAACTGGACGGGAAGCTGCGTGATGCGCGCGAGGAGTTTTGTCTCTACTTGCAGGGCGACGTTGACTGGCGGCCCGCAGGCGATGCCCGGCGGGCGATTGATAGAATTACCCGGCAACTGCAATCCGAGGACAAAGCGAACCACCTGGACGCTGCCGCCTACGCAGCCCGCGCCAGCACGTTTTTTACGCAAGGCATGTATTTGGACTCCATTGAAGATTGCAGCAACGCGATCCAGCTAGAGCCGAAGAACCCCAAATTCTACTTGCTTCGCTCTTATGCCTATTACCGCAACCATGAAGAAAACCTATCGTTGGCGGATTTGAGTACCGCGATCGATCTCAATCCGAGGAATGCAACCGCCCTGGACCAGCGGGGATATGCGTATATGGAGCAATCACATTTCGAGCAGGCGCTCGCAGATTTTTACCAATCCATCCGGCTCGATCCAACGAACTACATGCCCTATGCGCACTTGGCTTGGGTTCGAGCTTCCTGTCCGGTTGCATTTTTCAGAAATGGAAAGGAAGCACTCGATGCCGCAAAACGTGCCTGCGAACAAGAAGGCTGCAAGGAGTTTGGCGGATTGGAACTTTTGGCCGCGGCTTATGCCGAAACTGGCGATTTTGACGCGGCGATCAAGTACCAGAAGCAGGCTTTGGCGGCTAAGGGTTCTCCTGCAGAAATGCGTGAGAATATGGCATCAACACTGCGGTTATATGAGCAACACCGCCCCCACCATTTTCACCCCTGA
- a CDS encoding MarR family winged helix-turn-helix transcriptional regulator produces the protein MAGMENCVCFNLRWVARVVTKFFDAELRRHGIRPTQTPILSALAAKSGWSMDQLSDWLGMERTTLVRNLRPLERDGLVELSGTGRGGKVSLSLTAKGKKELAEAMPAWRAAQQAAVKTLGAERWSAILTDLERAALALTK, from the coding sequence ATGGCGGGTATGGAAAACTGCGTGTGCTTCAACCTGCGCTGGGTGGCGCGGGTGGTAACCAAGTTTTTCGACGCCGAACTGCGCCGGCACGGCATTCGCCCGACACAAACACCCATCTTAAGCGCGCTCGCGGCTAAGTCGGGTTGGTCCATGGACCAACTGAGCGATTGGCTTGGCATGGAACGGACGACGCTTGTGCGCAATCTCCGCCCATTGGAGCGTGACGGCTTAGTGGAACTGAGCGGCACTGGCCGCGGCGGGAAAGTTAGCCTCTCCCTTACGGCTAAAGGGAAGAAAGAGCTGGCCGAAGCCATGCCGGCCTGGCGCGCGGCCCAGCAAGCCGCGGTGAAGACCCTCGGCGCGGAACGTTGGTCGGCGATTCTTACCGATCTAGAGAGGGCGGCGCTTGCTTTGACTAAATGA
- a CDS encoding ice-binding family protein, protein MPTPTICNAANESAGDVSLVTTAHSEGIVMCQTAISLATGASINGRLLAQTAITLDGSTVTSPAVATGTTL, encoded by the coding sequence TTGCCAACGCCGACGATTTGCAATGCCGCAAACGAATCCGCCGGAGACGTCTCCCTGGTAACGACCGCTCACTCCGAGGGGATTGTGATGTGCCAAACTGCGATCAGCCTTGCGACGGGCGCCTCAATTAACGGCCGACTGTTGGCCCAAACCGCGATCACCCTTGACGGCAGTACGGTCACTAGCCCCGCAGTGGCAACCGGGACCACCTTATAG
- a CDS encoding DUF302 domain-containing protein, producing the protein MNSSALHPANHPFASNRIEWRLNQPFAKSLQRLLTILGKPHPLRLLVYARLGGKAGLEHYLEKVGGELGLMILGTVRHGFIMSALNGPSHAQMFLIGNPLTAVGLMREFKQAGVYAPMRVMFHDDGMDRTIITYDAPSKVFGQFDSPQFLNTGEMLERKLEALVREIAIS; encoded by the coding sequence ATGAACTCATCGGCTCTCCACCCTGCAAACCATCCATTCGCGTCCAACCGGATTGAATGGCGGTTGAATCAACCGTTCGCGAAAAGCCTGCAACGGCTGCTTACGATTCTGGGAAAGCCGCACCCGCTCCGGCTTTTGGTCTATGCCAGACTGGGGGGAAAGGCAGGATTGGAGCACTACCTGGAAAAGGTCGGTGGCGAATTGGGATTAATGATTCTGGGGACCGTTCGTCACGGCTTCATCATGTCAGCCTTGAACGGGCCAAGCCATGCACAAATGTTCCTCATTGGAAACCCGCTCACGGCGGTCGGCCTAATGCGGGAGTTCAAACAGGCGGGAGTCTATGCGCCGATGCGGGTCATGTTTCATGATGACGGAATGGATCGGACCATTATCACCTACGACGCGCCATCAAAGGTCTTTGGCCAGTTTGATTCGCCTCAATTCCTGAATACTGGGGAAATGCTCGAACGGAAGTTGGAAGCGCTGGTTCGAGAGATTGCGATATCGTAA